In one Roseburia intestinalis L1-82 genomic region, the following are encoded:
- a CDS encoding YbaB/EbfC family nucleoid-associated protein has translation MAKRGGFPGGMPGNMNNLMKQAQKMQRQMEEAQKELEEKEITAAAGGGAVEVTVSGKREITKVKLSEEVVDPDDIEMLEDLIMAATNEALRQLEEFSSDSMSKITGGMGGLGGLPF, from the coding sequence ATGGCAAAAAGAGGCGGTTTCCCGGGCGGTATGCCGGGCAACATGAACAACCTTATGAAACAGGCGCAGAAAATGCAGCGTCAGATGGAAGAGGCACAGAAAGAATTAGAAGAAAAAGAGATTACTGCAGCAGCAGGTGGTGGAGCTGTTGAAGTTACTGTTTCCGGTAAGAGAGAGATTACAAAAGTAAAATTATCCGAGGAAGTAGTTGACCCGGATGACATCGAGATGTTAGAGGATCTGATCATGGCAGCAACCAATGAGGCACTTCGTCAGTTAGAAGAATTCTCTTCGGATTCCATGTCAAAAATTACCGGCGGCATGGGTGGTCTTGGCGGACTTCCGTTCTAG
- a CDS encoding carbon storage regulator: MLKLTLKPGDYIDIGKNIRVVFSGGSANNIHLLVDAPREMNIARSSAERKSNRTHYYKEQGISEQAQKEIAAILMRERRSRSEEAR, from the coding sequence ATGCTCAAGTTAACGTTAAAGCCAGGTGACTATATTGACATCGGTAAAAACATCAGGGTCGTTTTTTCCGGCGGTTCTGCAAATAACATTCATCTTCTGGTGGATGCGCCGAGAGAGATGAACATTGCGCGCAGTTCTGCAGAAAGAAAAAGCAACCGTACTCACTACTATAAGGAACAGGGCATTTCGGAACAGGCACAGAAAGAGATCGCTGCAATTCTGATGAGGGAGCGCCGCAGCAGATCAGAAGAAGCAAGGTAA
- a CDS encoding acylphosphatase: MMDNEKIIRKKVFVYGAVQGVGFRYRAEHAANMLGVTGWVRNEPDGSVLLEVQGTDEQIDKVLAMVNQGTYVNIDRITANQIPIEEREYGFYIR, translated from the coding sequence ATGATGGACAACGAAAAAATAATCAGAAAAAAGGTATTTGTCTATGGTGCAGTTCAGGGCGTCGGTTTCCGTTACCGGGCGGAACACGCCGCAAACATGCTTGGTGTGACTGGCTGGGTAAGAAATGAGCCGGACGGATCCGTATTGTTGGAGGTGCAGGGGACGGACGAGCAGATCGACAAAGTGCTTGCGATGGTAAACCAGGGCACCTACGTAAATATTGACCGTATCACGGCAAATCAGATACCGATCGAAGAGAGAGAGTATGGATTCTACATAAGATAA
- the fliB gene encoding flagellin lysine-N-methylase — protein sequence MNLLKTTFYDEFACIGAECPLTCCGGWMIAMEEKTLKDYRMMGGEIGRFARKGVTYNSDLQSYIVRLRDTDGMCPMLNEDQLCEIVLNKGNKKLCRTCAIFPRETVRSYDTDEKYIFLGCPKAAHLLFEVSGKITFMFERDPDLDMEDIPIYNHVMKINLTVRGEITDFIQKSELPLWFREFYGAYTIEKMSSQIAEQDFEAVGEKLEHFFKPSFYQAMYQGIKNTKVNREQQFQSLCGTVNAYEKIILGSMFSDKSGTSDKILQLLHLNRTCTFDEWNHAREEWTAQENEQQWENMLVYNWMRSAFTPQKNRKLLKNYLACVLCNLVAAHLLILYSMKHEADAEIRNVIVAFVVRRFLHGNEEIMKIMQLGMDEGVLSPAFLICLCNLWG from the coding sequence ATGAATCTGTTAAAAACAACGTTTTACGATGAATTTGCATGTATTGGAGCGGAGTGCCCATTGACCTGCTGCGGGGGATGGATGATAGCAATGGAAGAGAAAACATTAAAAGATTACAGGATGATGGGGGGAGAGATTGGAAGATTTGCCAGAAAAGGTGTAACATATAACTCTGATTTACAGAGTTATATAGTGCGGCTGCGGGATACGGATGGAATGTGCCCGATGCTGAATGAAGACCAGTTGTGCGAAATTGTACTAAATAAAGGAAATAAGAAACTATGCCGTACCTGTGCAATATTTCCACGGGAAACAGTAAGGTCGTATGATACAGATGAGAAATATATCTTTCTGGGTTGTCCGAAAGCAGCACACCTGTTATTTGAGGTATCCGGGAAAATAACTTTTATGTTTGAGCGCGATCCGGATTTAGATATGGAAGACATTCCTATATACAATCATGTGATGAAGATCAATCTTACAGTGAGGGGGGAAATCACAGATTTTATTCAGAAGTCAGAACTTCCATTGTGGTTCCGGGAATTTTATGGGGCTTATACGATAGAAAAAATGAGTTCACAGATAGCTGAACAGGATTTTGAAGCAGTAGGGGAAAAGCTGGAACATTTTTTTAAACCATCGTTTTACCAGGCAATGTATCAGGGGATAAAGAATACAAAAGTTAACAGAGAACAGCAGTTCCAGTCTCTGTGTGGGACGGTAAATGCTTATGAAAAAATTATTCTTGGATCAATGTTCTCCGATAAATCCGGTACCAGTGATAAAATATTGCAATTACTTCATTTAAACCGGACATGTACATTTGATGAATGGAATCATGCCAGAGAAGAGTGGACAGCACAGGAAAATGAACAGCAGTGGGAAAACATGCTTGTGTATAACTGGATGCGTTCTGCTTTTACGCCCCAGAAGAACCGTAAATTATTAAAAAATTATCTTGCGTGTGTATTATGTAATTTAGTGGCGGCGCACCTGTTGATTTTATATTCCATGAAACACGAAGCGGATGCGGAAATAAGAAATGTGATCGTTGCATTTGTTGTCCGCAGATTTTTACATGGAAATGAGGAAATTATGAAGATTATGCAGCTTGGAATGGACGAGGGGGTTTTGTCTCCTGCTTTTTTAATTTGTCTGTGCAATTTATGGGGGTAA
- the dnaX gene encoding DNA polymerase III subunit gamma/tau, giving the protein MSYTALYRKFRPQEFEDVKGQEHIVTTLKNQIKADRIGHAYLFCGTRGTGKTTIAKIFAKAVNCEHPVDGSPCGECPACRAIAAGNSMNVIEIDAASNNGVDNIRQIREEVEYRPTEGKYKVYIIDEVHMLSIGAFNALLKTLEEPPSYVIFILATTEAHKIPITILSRCQRYDFRRISIETISARLMELMEKEQVTVEERAIRYIAKAADGSMRDALSLLDQCIAFYLGQDLTYDKVLETLGAVDTEIFSRLLRQILEKNVTGAIGVIDEMVIEGRELGQFVNDFTWYLRNLMLVQSSDDMEDVLDISTENLALLKEEAQMVDTDILMRYIRIFSELSNQIRYAVQKRILIEIAVIKLCKPEMEKDYGSLIDRVDSLEKKLEKGIVVTQASGDMAAGTTGSSAASAVLKKKELPKAIPEDIKQIMSSWSGILSQLTGITRTYLKKAVPTLGEGGTLILAFEDANAYTYIEENRSNCQDEFRAAVAERLGKEVEILVKLNDTGTPSGEIYPDLRQLINFEIEEDDF; this is encoded by the coding sequence ATGTCATACACAGCATTATATCGTAAGTTCCGTCCACAGGAGTTTGAGGACGTCAAAGGACAGGAACACATTGTTACAACATTAAAAAACCAGATCAAAGCAGACAGGATCGGGCATGCGTATCTGTTTTGTGGAACCAGGGGAACCGGTAAGACGACCATCGCAAAGATATTTGCAAAGGCGGTCAACTGTGAGCATCCTGTAGACGGCAGCCCGTGTGGAGAGTGCCCGGCCTGCAGGGCGATTGCAGCGGGCAACTCCATGAATGTGATCGAGATCGATGCCGCATCGAATAACGGTGTGGATAACATCCGCCAGATCCGTGAGGAGGTGGAATACCGTCCGACGGAAGGCAAATACAAAGTCTACATTATCGATGAGGTTCATATGCTTTCCATAGGTGCATTTAATGCACTGCTAAAGACACTCGAGGAGCCGCCATCATATGTTATTTTTATTCTGGCAACAACGGAGGCACACAAGATACCGATCACAATCTTATCCCGCTGTCAGAGATACGATTTCAGGCGTATTTCCATTGAGACGATCTCAGCGAGACTGATGGAACTGATGGAAAAGGAGCAGGTCACAGTGGAGGAACGTGCGATCCGCTATATCGCAAAGGCGGCGGACGGTTCCATGCGGGATGCACTCAGTCTGTTAGACCAGTGTATTGCGTTTTATCTTGGGCAGGATCTTACTTACGACAAAGTACTTGAAACACTCGGTGCGGTTGATACTGAGATTTTCAGCAGACTACTCCGTCAGATTTTAGAGAAAAATGTGACCGGTGCAATCGGTGTGATCGATGAGATGGTCATTGAGGGCAGGGAATTAGGACAGTTTGTCAATGATTTTACCTGGTATCTGAGGAATCTCATGCTTGTACAGAGCTCGGATGACATGGAGGATGTGCTTGACATTTCAACGGAGAATCTTGCCCTGTTAAAAGAAGAGGCGCAGATGGTAGACACAGACATTCTTATGCGCTATATCCGTATTTTTTCAGAACTGAGTAATCAGATCCGTTATGCCGTACAGAAGCGTATACTGATCGAGATTGCGGTGATCAAATTATGTAAACCGGAGATGGAAAAAGATTATGGTTCGCTGATCGACCGCGTGGACAGTCTCGAAAAAAAGCTGGAGAAGGGTATTGTGGTAACGCAGGCATCCGGTGACATGGCTGCGGGGACAACAGGTTCTTCTGCCGCATCGGCGGTGTTAAAAAAAAAGGAACTTCCCAAGGCAATCCCTGAAGATATCAAACAGATCATGAGCAGCTGGAGCGGCATTTTATCACAGCTGACAGGGATCACAAGAACCTATCTCAAAAAAGCAGTTCCGACATTAGGAGAGGGCGGTACGCTGATCCTGGCATTTGAGGATGCCAATGCGTACACTTATATAGAAGAGAACCGTTCCAACTGCCAGGATGAATTTCGGGCAGCAGTTGCAGAAAGACTTGGCAAAGAGGTAGAGATTCTGGTAAAATTAAATGACACTGGCACGCCAAGCGGGGAGATCTATCCCGATTTACGCCAGTTGATTAATTTTGAAATAGAAGAAGACGATTTTTAG
- a CDS encoding 3'-5' exonuclease, with the protein MLGKRKGKQRREYVRDYVLYDLETTGISSLYDEVIEISAVKVRNGKIVDEFSELVNPGRPIPYAASSVNNISDKMVENARSFEKVLPEFLAFAGDDVLAGHNIAGFDMKFLYRDCEKYFGQTLTNDYIDTLAIAKLCFPEWKHRKLSDLAEHYGISTKGAHRALADCRMNQQVFELMAKESGGTSAKQTEEKICPRCGLALKKRNGRFGGFWGCTGFPDCRYTKNV; encoded by the coding sequence ATGTTAGGAAAGAGAAAAGGAAAACAGCGGAGAGAATATGTCCGGGATTATGTACTTTATGATCTTGAAACCACGGGGATATCAAGTCTGTATGATGAAGTGATAGAAATCTCAGCGGTAAAAGTAAGAAACGGAAAGATCGTGGACGAGTTCAGTGAACTTGTAAATCCGGGCAGACCAATTCCTTATGCGGCAAGCAGCGTGAATAATATATCAGATAAAATGGTGGAAAATGCACGCTCCTTTGAAAAAGTCTTACCGGAATTTCTTGCATTTGCCGGGGATGATGTGTTGGCAGGGCATAATATCGCAGGTTTTGATATGAAGTTTTTGTACAGAGACTGCGAAAAATATTTTGGGCAGACACTGACAAACGACTATATAGATACACTTGCGATCGCAAAACTGTGTTTCCCGGAATGGAAACACAGGAAGCTCTCTGATCTGGCGGAACATTATGGTATCTCTACCAAAGGGGCGCACCGCGCACTGGCGGACTGCCGTATGAACCAGCAGGTGTTTGAGTTGATGGCGAAAGAATCAGGCGGAACATCTGCAAAACAGACAGAGGAGAAAATCTGTCCGCGATGCGGACTTGCCTTAAAAAAGAGAAACGGAAGATTTGGCGGGTTCTGGGGATGCACCGGTTTCCCGGATTGCAGATATACGAAAAATGTATAA
- a CDS encoding tyrosine-type recombinase/integrase yields the protein MGTTQPIRDKDELKNFIAYYEVAHPNIRNYTMIILGLYTALRISDVLNLKWKDVYYFEKDCFLDHLLIHEQKTGKVNEIALNSHVIKALDYYRKTRKPDAEDYIFSKPTTPAHPLCRSQAYRIVRRAADETLCETHVSCHSLRKTFGYHAWKQGISPVLLMDLYNHSSFYITKRYLGISQDERDSIFHTINF from the coding sequence ATGGGTACAACACAGCCGATCCGTGACAAGGACGAACTAAAAAATTTCATTGCATATTACGAGGTTGCACATCCGAATATCCGCAACTATACGATGATCATTCTTGGGCTCTACACCGCATTGCGCATCAGTGATGTATTGAATTTAAAATGGAAAGATGTGTATTATTTTGAGAAAGACTGTTTCTTAGATCATCTTCTGATCCATGAACAGAAAACAGGAAAGGTCAATGAGATTGCCTTAAATTCACACGTTATCAAAGCACTGGACTATTACCGGAAAACAAGAAAACCTGACGCGGAGGATTATATTTTTTCAAAACCCACCACACCTGCGCATCCGCTCTGCCGTTCCCAGGCATATCGTATTGTGCGCAGAGCAGCGGACGAAACCTTATGCGAAACGCATGTCAGCTGTCATTCGCTCCGCAAGACGTTTGGCTATCATGCATGGAAACAGGGAATTTCGCCGGTTCTTCTGATGGATCTGTATAATCATTCCTCGTTTTATATCACAAAGCGTTATCTGGGAATTTCTCAGGACGAGCGGGACAGTATTTTTCATACCATTAATTTCTGA
- a CDS encoding histidine phosphatase family protein, with translation MGQVYFVRHGQTIWNVENKICGATDIALTELGHKQAVETGKKILEQGIKADEILYSPLIRAKDTALHIAEITGIPAREEARLKEQNFGKYESTPRDGAEFREAKKQFVNCYEGGESMLHLAQRIYNLLDEVAASDKTYILVAHNGIARVVQSYFYEMTNEEYAAFGVANCAVVRYEF, from the coding sequence ATGGGACAGGTTTATTTTGTCCGCCATGGACAGACAATTTGGAATGTGGAAAATAAGATCTGCGGTGCAACGGATATTGCACTCACGGAACTTGGACATAAACAGGCGGTTGAGACAGGAAAAAAGATCTTAGAACAGGGAATTAAAGCCGATGAGATTCTTTATTCCCCATTGATCCGGGCAAAGGACACGGCACTCCATATCGCAGAGATTACCGGGATTCCGGCAAGGGAAGAAGCACGTTTAAAAGAACAGAACTTTGGAAAATATGAGTCTACACCGAGAGACGGAGCAGAGTTCAGGGAAGCCAAAAAACAGTTTGTAAATTGTTACGAAGGCGGAGAGTCGATGCTTCATCTGGCACAGCGAATCTATAACCTGTTAGATGAGGTGGCAGCTTCGGATAAAACTTATATTCTCGTGGCGCACAATGGAATCGCGCGTGTGGTGCAGTCCTATTTTTATGAGATGACCAACGAGGAATACGCCGCATTTGGTGTGGCAAATTGCGCAGTGGTCAGATATGAATTTTAA
- a CDS encoding flagellin N-terminal helical domain-containing protein, producing the protein MAMVVQHNMSAMNANRNLGVTTGMQAKSSEKLSSGYKINRAADDAAGLSISEKMRSQIRGLNKASDNAQDGISLIQTAEGALNESHSILQRMRELSVQAANGTETDDDREAVQNEVSQLQEELTRISETTEFNTMKLLDGSQSGSTSSTGSGPKFGVVDATLDGALVTSNVKGIKVATAAATTTKAGQETAIWAADGKTLTLNLSKNKVYTQDEIDDLIANAKQEDSSATGAPAEVKVSLKNGIFNADADTTAGTVTAGGVKAVSDEGTVTGFVGADTISFTANKYGAEFNDTVFKFKFDKAAGKEEVETNTAIEIDGANAVTAGEYTIHLAAGKEYTAEDLEDVLKTAGFDFDVKLSGNTPDEPNTLFATSGASTVTDITMGAGTAGAGLGSTDAMWGQAGYDSVSSGAGITLQIGANEGQTMSFSIDDMSARALGVDGNKVDLSTQAGAQKATDTIDAAIKKVSAQRGRMGAIQNRLEHTISNLDTAAENTQTAESRIRDTDMAEEMVEYSKNNILAQAGQSMLAQANQSTQGVLSLLQ; encoded by the coding sequence ATGGCAATGGTAGTACAGCACAACATGTCCGCAATGAATGCGAACAGAAATTTAGGTGTTACAACAGGAATGCAGGCAAAATCATCAGAGAAGTTATCTTCCGGTTACAAGATCAACCGTGCAGCAGATGATGCAGCAGGACTTTCTATTTCTGAGAAGATGAGAAGCCAGATCCGCGGTTTAAATAAAGCATCTGACAATGCACAGGATGGTATCTCTTTAATCCAGACCGCTGAGGGAGCATTAAATGAGTCCCACTCTATTTTACAGAGAATGAGAGAGTTATCCGTACAGGCAGCCAACGGTACAGAGACAGATGACGACCGCGAGGCAGTACAGAACGAGGTTTCCCAGTTACAGGAAGAGCTGACAAGAATTTCTGAGACAACAGAGTTCAACACGATGAAGCTGCTGGATGGTTCTCAGAGTGGAAGTACATCTTCAACCGGGTCAGGTCCGAAGTTTGGTGTTGTAGATGCAACATTAGACGGTGCACTTGTAACATCTAACGTGAAAGGTATTAAAGTAGCAACAGCAGCTGCCACAACAACAAAGGCAGGTCAGGAGACTGCTATCTGGGCTGCTGATGGAAAGACATTAACTTTAAATCTTTCGAAAAATAAGGTATATACACAGGACGAAATTGATGACTTGATCGCAAATGCAAAACAGGAAGACAGTTCTGCAACGGGTGCACCGGCTGAAGTGAAAGTATCTTTAAAGAATGGTATTTTTAATGCAGATGCAGACACAACTGCCGGAACTGTAACAGCCGGTGGTGTGAAGGCAGTATCTGATGAAGGAACAGTAACTGGATTTGTTGGTGCAGATACAATTTCATTTACGGCAAATAAGTATGGAGCAGAGTTCAATGATACTGTATTTAAATTCAAATTTGATAAGGCAGCAGGCAAAGAAGAAGTAGAGACAAATACAGCAATTGAAATTGATGGAGCAAATGCGGTAACAGCAGGTGAATATACAATTCATCTTGCAGCAGGCAAAGAATATACGGCAGAAGATTTAGAAGATGTTCTTAAAACGGCAGGATTCGACTTTGATGTTAAATTAAGTGGAAATACACCAGATGAGCCAAATACTTTATTTGCAACCAGTGGCGCATCAACTGTGACTGATATTACAATGGGTGCTGGCACCGCCGGAGCTGGTCTTGGAAGTACAGATGCTATGTGGGGGCAAGCTGGTTATGACAGTGTATCTTCTGGTGCTGGCATTACCTTGCAGATTGGTGCAAATGAAGGTCAGACCATGAGTTTCTCTATCGATGACATGAGTGCAAGAGCACTTGGCGTAGATGGCAACAAAGTTGATTTAAGCACACAGGCTGGCGCACAGAAAGCAACTGATACCATTGATGCAGCAATCAAGAAAGTATCTGCACAGCGTGGTAGAATGGGTGCGATCCAGAACCGTCTGGAGCACACCATCAGCAACCTTGATACAGCAGCAGAGAATACCCAGACTGCAGAGTCCCGTATCCGTGATACAGATATGGCAGAAGAGATGGTTGAGTACTCCAAGAACAACATTCTTGCACAGGCAGGTCAGTCTATGCTTGCACAGGCGAACCAGTCTACACAGGGTGTACTCTCCTTATTACAGTAA
- a CDS encoding DUF6062 family protein encodes MKENIATIPLIKAFNAKDECPFCNLEREAEQHAVSFILGSAYMEDDIREKTDATGFCRHHFKMMYDYGNRLGNALILSTHLKKLNQELAKEMSDFAPGKSSLLKRMKRTDTTTEHEPQTALGAWISKKTTDCYVCDHFRKIYGRYLDTFFDLYLKNEEFRQLFEESKGFCLPHFGDLIETAENKLNDTQKKEFYPKAFALMQENMERLQKEVAWFVEKNDYRNKDKDWGNSADSIQRGMQKCAGGYPADEVFRAKL; translated from the coding sequence ATGAAAGAAAATATTGCAACCATCCCCTTAATCAAAGCATTCAACGCCAAAGACGAATGCCCTTTCTGCAATTTAGAGCGCGAAGCCGAGCAGCATGCGGTCTCATTTATTTTAGGTTCCGCCTATATGGAGGATGATATCCGTGAAAAGACAGATGCAACCGGATTCTGCCGCCATCACTTTAAAATGATGTACGATTACGGCAACCGACTTGGAAATGCATTGATCTTAAGCACGCATTTGAAGAAACTGAACCAGGAACTCGCAAAAGAAATGTCCGATTTTGCCCCAGGCAAATCAAGTCTGTTAAAACGCATGAAACGCACAGACACAACCACAGAACATGAACCGCAGACTGCACTTGGCGCATGGATCTCCAAAAAGACGACGGACTGCTATGTCTGCGATCATTTCCGAAAAATCTATGGCAGATATCTGGATACATTCTTCGACCTGTATCTGAAAAATGAAGAATTTCGCCAGCTTTTTGAAGAGAGCAAAGGTTTTTGTCTGCCTCATTTCGGAGATCTGATCGAGACTGCGGAAAACAAATTAAACGATACGCAGAAAAAGGAGTTTTACCCGAAGGCATTTGCACTGATGCAGGAAAATATGGAACGCCTGCAAAAAGAAGTCGCATGGTTTGTAGAAAAAAATGACTACCGGAACAAAGATAAAGACTGGGGAAATTCCGCAGACAGTATTCAGCGCGGCATGCAGAAATGTGCCGGCGGCTATCCGGCAGATGAAGTGTTCCGGGCAAAGTTGTAA
- a CDS encoding substrate-binding periplasmic protein has protein sequence MEINLKKYIAAIGICFMALGAACIMKKDPEEVGEELPELIIGSDNYEPYNYLDDDGKPVGIDVELAEAVCEQLGYTPVFQYIVWDKKDEYLDNGKVDCLWGSFTMNGREDEYQWAGPYLYSRQVIAVRTDSKIRNISDLAGKRVAVQATTKPEEVLLERSDPRVPEVDMVYSLSGMDEIYASLRKGYVDAITGHESALERFVGNAPDMYAILDESLYISELGVAFKNDTHQDLAKKMTQILKEMQDDGTLRDMVEKYGLDAEKALGVTNAE, from the coding sequence ATGGAGATTAATTTGAAAAAGTACATTGCGGCAATAGGGATATGTTTTATGGCACTGGGGGCAGCATGCATTATGAAAAAGGATCCTGAGGAGGTGGGAGAAGAGCTGCCAGAACTTATCATCGGAAGTGATAATTATGAGCCATATAATTATCTGGATGACGATGGAAAGCCGGTAGGTATTGATGTGGAACTGGCGGAGGCGGTGTGTGAACAGTTAGGATACACACCGGTATTTCAATATATCGTATGGGATAAAAAGGATGAATATCTGGACAATGGGAAGGTGGACTGTCTGTGGGGAAGCTTTACCATGAATGGCAGGGAGGATGAGTATCAGTGGGCTGGCCCATACCTTTACAGCAGACAGGTGATTGCAGTGCGGACGGACAGCAAAATCAGAAACATATCCGATCTTGCAGGGAAAAGGGTTGCAGTACAGGCGACAACAAAACCGGAGGAGGTTCTGTTAGAGAGAAGTGATCCGAGAGTCCCGGAGGTGGATATGGTGTATAGTCTGTCCGGCATGGACGAGATCTATGCAAGCCTCAGGAAAGGGTATGTGGATGCGATCACAGGACATGAAAGTGCGCTTGAGAGATTTGTTGGGAATGCACCGGATATGTATGCCATACTGGATGAAAGTCTGTATATTTCAGAACTGGGAGTTGCTTTCAAAAATGACACTCATCAGGATCTGGCAAAAAAAATGACACAGATTTTAAAAGAGATGCAGGATGATGGAACACTCCGGGACATGGTAGAAAAATACGGATTGGATGCCGAAAAAGCACTGGGGGTCACAAATGCTGAATAA
- a CDS encoding FYDLN acid domain-containing protein — protein sequence MYYVPDGTEMCGYYECKECGNRFLALQTGPQLVCPYCGEEPDMEVGPDEEMPVAAESAKLIQVVKGAEEVERMDTLLSLAVTGGDYAWI from the coding sequence ATGTATTATGTACCGGATGGCACAGAGATGTGTGGATATTATGAATGTAAAGAATGTGGAAACCGGTTTTTGGCGTTACAGACAGGACCGCAGCTCGTATGTCCGTATTGTGGGGAAGAGCCGGATATGGAAGTCGGACCGGACGAGGAGATGCCGGTGGCAGCAGAAAGTGCGAAGCTGATTCAGGTGGTAAAAGGAGCAGAAGAGGTTGAGCGGATGGATACGCTGCTTTCACTTGCAGTGACCGGTGGTGATTATGCGTGGATATAG